A DNA window from Chelativorans sp. AA-79 contains the following coding sequences:
- a CDS encoding RcnB family protein: protein MKLISRALLAALAVSIAAVPMAQARDNGPRHNQHDVRPVKPRTHLPQRYEKPRHHWAKGQRIADWKRRTAVRDWHRHGLKRPGRGQQWVKIDNEYLLISIATGIVAGIAAGR from the coding sequence ATGAAACTCATTTCCCGCGCTCTGCTCGCCGCGCTCGCCGTTTCGATCGCCGCTGTTCCTATGGCGCAAGCGCGCGACAACGGGCCAAGACACAATCAGCACGACGTTCGGCCCGTAAAACCCCGAACCCATCTGCCTCAACGCTACGAGAAGCCCCGGCACCATTGGGCGAAGGGACAACGGATTGCCGACTGGAAGCGCCGCACCGCTGTTCGCGACTGGCACCGCCACGGCCTCAAGCGGCCCGGCCGGGGACAGCAGTGGGTGAAGATCGACAACGAATATCTTCTGATCAGCATCGCCACCGGCATTGTCGCAGGGATTGCGGCCGGTCGATAG
- the rplS gene encoding 50S ribosomal protein L19: protein MDLIRQLEAEQAQKIEAKRTLPEFSPGDTLRVQVRVTEGNRTRVQAFEGVCIARSGSGMHENFTVRKISYGEGVERVFPVYSPLVEGVEVVRRGKVRRAKLYYLRDRRGKSARIGENTGARARKLNDAERAAAAQERARIEAEKIAAAEALAAEKAAAEAAETAEPKSE from the coding sequence ATGGACCTTATCCGTCAGCTTGAGGCCGAGCAGGCCCAGAAGATCGAAGCCAAGCGCACACTTCCCGAATTTTCGCCCGGCGACACGCTGCGCGTGCAGGTCCGCGTCACGGAGGGCAATCGCACCCGCGTGCAGGCCTTCGAGGGCGTCTGCATCGCCCGCTCCGGATCCGGCATGCACGAGAACTTCACGGTGCGCAAGATCTCCTACGGCGAGGGCGTGGAGCGTGTGTTCCCCGTCTATTCGCCGCTGGTCGAGGGCGTCGAGGTCGTTCGCCGCGGCAAGGTGCGCCGCGCCAAGCTCTACTACCTGCGTGACCGCCGCGGCAAATCCGCCCGTATCGGCGAGAACACGGGCGCCCGCGCCCGCAAGCTGAACGACGCGGAGCGCGCGGCCGCCGCCCAGGAACGGGCACGTATCGAGGCCGAGAAAATCGCCGCCGCGGAGGCACTCGCCGCCGAGAAGGCGGCGGCCGAAGCTGCGGAAACCGCCGAGCCCAAGAGCGAATAA